The genomic DNA CAATGGCTCTGGTGCCGCGGGAATGAATTGCATCAAATCGGCGTACTGTACTTCTGGCCGCTTCAGAAAATCTACTGCTAATACACCATCCTTAAGTTCACCAGAATTATGGGCTCGTAAGAAGGCATTAACATCATCATTAGGCTTGATTCTGATTTTGCCTAAACGGTCAAGTTCGCTTTTAATTGCTTGTCGTTTAGCCTCAAATACCGCATACCGGTCATCATCGATCAACCCTAACTCGCGCCCCTTATCAGTCAAACGTAAGTCCGCATTATCATGCCGCAAAATCAACCGATATTCGGCCCGACTCGTTAATAATCGATATGGTTCATTCGTGCCCTTAGTTACTAAGTCATCGATCATAACGCCAATGTAAGCATCGCTGCGCTTCAAGGTGAATTGGCCACGATCAAGTGCTCGCAAGCCAGCATTAATTCCGGCCATCAACCCTTGACCAGCAGCTTCTTCATACCCGGAAGTCCCGTTAGTTTGACCAGCTGTATATAAGTTCTTAATCAGCTTAGTTTCCAAAGTTGCTTTCAACTGGTAAGGCGCTACCACGTCATATTCAATCGCATAGCCCGGCCGCATCATTTCCGCGTCCTCCAGCCCTTTGATTGAATGTAAAATTCGTTGCTGTACTTCTTCTGGCATTGACGTTGATAGTCCTTGAACATACCATTCATCGGTATTGCGACCTTCTGGTTCCAAGAAGAGTTGGTGACGCTTCTTATCCGCAAAACGCACAATTTTATCTTCGATCGATGGGCAGTAACGAGGACCGACACCCTCGATCACACCAGTAAACATCGGCGCACGATCAAGGTTTTCTCGAATAATCTTATGCGTTGTTTCATTCGTGTATGTTAACCAGCAAGACAACTGATGCTTTAAATCAATATAGTCAGCATCCTTCGTTTCAAAGCTAAAATGGTGCGGCTCTGGATCGCCAGGCTGTTCTTCTGTAACACTATAATCGATCGTATTACCATCAACTCGTGGTGGTGTCCCAGTCTTAAATCGTTCCAGCTTGAATCCTAGTCGTTCAAGATCACCGGATAACTTCATTGCTGGTTGCGAGTTATTAGGACCGGAAGAATACATTAATTCACCAATGATAATCTTTCCACGCGCAGCTGTCCCAGTCGTCAAAACAACACTCTTAGCACTGTAATGGGCACCCGTATTCGTTATGACACCTTTACAAACACCATCTTCAACGATCAAACCATCGACAATCCCTTGACGTAACGTTAGATTAGGTT from Lactiplantibacillus paraplantarum includes the following:
- the mnmG gene encoding tRNA uridine-5-carboxymethylaminomethyl(34) synthesis enzyme MnmG, which codes for MTEVKQYQGRDYDVIVVGAGHAGSEAALAAARMGNRTLLMTINLDMVAFMPCNPSVGGPAKGIVVREIDALGGEMGRNIDKTYVQMRMLNTGKGPAVRALRAQADKHAYHAEMKHTIEREPNLTLRQGIVDGLIVEDGVCKGVITNTGAHYSAKSVVLTTGTAARGKIIIGELMYSSGPNNSQPAMKLSGDLERLGFKLERFKTGTPPRVDGNTIDYSVTEEQPGDPEPHHFSFETKDADYIDLKHQLSCWLTYTNETTHKIIRENLDRAPMFTGVIEGVGPRYCPSIEDKIVRFADKKRHQLFLEPEGRNTDEWYVQGLSTSMPEEVQQRILHSIKGLEDAEMMRPGYAIEYDVVAPYQLKATLETKLIKNLYTAGQTNGTSGYEEAAGQGLMAGINAGLRALDRGQFTLKRSDAYIGVMIDDLVTKGTNEPYRLLTSRAEYRLILRHDNADLRLTDKGRELGLIDDDRYAVFEAKRQAIKSELDRLGKIRIKPNDDVNAFLRAHNSGELKDGVLAVDFLKRPEVQYADLMQFIPAAPEPLERHIIEQVEIQIKYAGYIQKAEERVARLKKMEAKKIPDRIDYDAIDGLATEAHQKLKKIQPTTIAQASRISGVNPADIAILSVYIQQGRIAKVQ